Proteins encoded together in one Quercus lobata isolate SW786 chromosome 3, ValleyOak3.0 Primary Assembly, whole genome shotgun sequence window:
- the LOC115981143 gene encoding uncharacterized protein LOC115981143 produces MEVQPALSFSDEDKVGILQLYDDALMVTLNIGGYDMNRVLVDQGSNVEIMYPDLFKGMKLKPKDLACYNSPLIGFDGKIVFPKGQIILPVQARLEVAEVNFIVVDAYSPYTAIVARSWLHTMGAVSSTLHLKVEYPLGDLVEKLIGSQSMARQCLVATIRHQTGSESSAFAERDL; encoded by the coding sequence ATGGAAGTCCAACCAGCCTTGAGCTTTTCCGATGAGGATAAGGTGGGAATCTTGCAACTATATGATGATGCCTTGATGGTTACCCTCAATATTGGAGGGTATGATATGAATAGGGTTTTGGTAGATCAAGGTAGCAATGTAGAGATCATGTATCCTGATCTATTTAAGGGGATGAAGCTGAAGCCTAAGGACCTGGCTTGCTATAATTCTCCTCTAATAGGGTTCGATGGGAAGATAGTCTTTCCGAAGGGCCAAATCATATTACCGGTTCAGGCAAGGTTAGAAGTTGCGGAAGTGAACTTCATTGTGGTAGATGCTTACTCCCCTTACACTGCTATTGTGGCAAGATCTTGGCTTCACACCATGGGGGCTGTGTCTTCCACCCTACACTTGAAGGTGGAGTATCCATTAGGGGATTTAGTCGAGAAGCTAATTGGAAGTCAATCTATGGCCAGACAGTGTTTAGTGGCTACAATTAGGCATCAAACTGGAAGTGAATCCTCGGCCTTTGCAGAGAGGGATTTATAA